A window of the Brassica napus cultivar Da-Ae chromosome C5, Da-Ae, whole genome shotgun sequence genome harbors these coding sequences:
- the LOC106416835 gene encoding uncharacterized protein LOC106416835 has protein sequence MEDVLSRAWAQVEWEEDVASRAKAQQKQDPNTTRPDQTKRDEKPSQRPAGDSGNRNQGRYQNWPIEKAEGMEVSTWLDISHLSVSRPKLINGLRQIGQQVKWPQKMNAPDSIRNPGFWCDFHGDHGHKTEDCVAHLKIEVNELLRKGHLREFLTEKAKSHLSKETTGKPTEAAPVSPPRQDRVIHVISCGSEFSGISYAAAKKSTWNAKHFLEAAKPKRRLLGSDEISFTAKEQEKVLTPHHDALKSILVDNGSSGNVIFQAAYKDLGLEEGPLTQRITPLIGFSRDVKQTTGEVTLPVYAEGVNMSTKFLVVDCDSSYNIILGRPWIHGMGAVPSTFHQMMKFPTLWGIKAIRGDQEYSRSCYQTTLKRKTKVL, from the coding sequence ATGGAAGACGTCCTATCTCGAGCCTGGGCGCAGGTCGAATGGGAGGAAGACGTTGCCAGCCGTGCCAAGGCGCAACAAAAGCAAGATCCCAACACGACCAGACCAGACCAAACCAAGCGAGACGAGAAACCCTCTCAAAGACCAGCTGGGGACTCTGGGAATCGAAACCAGGGCAGGTACCAGAACTGGCCAATCGAGAAGGCAGAAGGGATGGAAGTGTCCACGTGGCTAGACATCTCTCACCTCTCCGTCTCAAGGCCGAAGCTTATAAATGGTCTTAGGCAGATAGGCCAGCAGGTCAAGTGGCCTCAGAAGATGAATGCCCCCGACTCTATCCGGAACCCTGGCTTCTGGTGCGACTTCCACGGAGACCACGGTCACAAAACGGAGGACTGTGTCGCGCACCTAAAGATCGAGGTCAACGAGCTGCTTAGGAAAGGGCACCTCAGGGAATTCCTTACCGAGAAGGCCAAGAGCCATCTAAGCAAGGAGACAACGGGTAAGCCCACTGAAGCTGCTCCCGTCTCGCCACCGCGACAGGACCGAGTGATCCATGTCATTTCGTGCGGTTCGGAATTCAGCGGCATAAGCTATGCAGCCGCGAAGAAAAGCACCTGGAATGCCAAGCACTTCCTAGAGGCAGCTAAGCCAAAACGCCGGCTCCTAGGATCGGACGAGATAAGTTTCACGGCCAAGGAGCAGGAGAAAGTCCTCACTCCTCACCACGACGCCCTAAAAAGTATACTGGTAGATAATGGAAGCTCAGGCAACGTCATCTTCCAGGCCGCATATAAGGACTTGGGGCTGGAGGAAGGCCCTCTAACTCAGAGGATAACCCCCCTTATAGGGTTCAGCAGGGACGTCAAACAAACCACTGGGGAGGTAACCCTCCCCGTATACGCCGAAGGAGTCAACATGTCAACCAAGTTCCTCGTGGTAGATTGCGATTCGTCCTACAACATAATCTTAGGACGGCCCTGGATCCACGGAATGGGGGCTGTCCCCTCGACTTTTCACCAAATGATGAAGTTCCCTACGCTCTGGGGCATAAAGGCGATCAGAGGGGATCAAGAATATTCCCGCTCCTGCTATCAGACCACTCTGAAGAGGaagaccaaggtcttatag
- the LOC125587210 gene encoding uncharacterized protein LOC125587210 has translation MIAHLHQIFSERLDTMQSMVERLPRVAPPIWKSNPDSYADTLLTDEVTLIEMPRKFSFPSIKAYDGTTDPDDHVPKGSREATMCKGFGSTLTGPALQWYINLPSRSIASFAVLSDKFVEQFASSRDLEKTSDSLYEILQHRAEPLRGYIARFNQEKVAISECSIPTAISAFKRGMLPDGDLYKELNKYQCKTMEDVLSRAWAQVKWEEDVASRAKVQQKQDPKTIRPDQTEQDEKPSQRPTRDSGNRNRGRYQNRPIEKVEGMAVSTWPDISHLLVSTPELINVLRQMGQQVKWPQKMKASDSFRNPGFWEFLSEKAKSHLSKETAGKPTEAAPVSPPQQDQVIHVISGGSEIKSHAAAKKSTWNAKHDLEEAKPKRLLLGTDEIRFTAKEQEKVLTPHHDSLVISLTVANCLVKRILLDNGSSDNIIFQAAYKDLGLEESALTRRITPLIGFSGEVKQTAGEVTLPVYAEGVNMSTKFLVVDCDSSYNMILQRPWIDGPGFTAWEPSLQLFTKWCNSVHPGA, from the exons ATGATCGCTCACCTTCACCAGATATTCTCCGAGAGGCTCGACACCATGCAGTCCATGGTAGAGAGGCTCCCGAGGGTAGCTCCCCCCATCTGGAAGAGCAACCCCGACTCCTACGCCGACACTCTCTTAACGGATGAGGTTACCTTGATCGAGATGCCCAGGAAGTTCTCCTTCCCCAGCATAAAGGCGTATGATGGCACCACTGATCCGGACGACCACGTCCCAAAGGGGTCGCGCGAAGCTACCATGTGCAAAGGGTTCGGCTCCACCCTGACCGGACCCGCTCTGCAATGGTATATCAACCTACCCTCTAGGTCCATAGCTTCCTTCGCGGTTCTCAGCGACAAATTCGTGGAGCAATTCGCCAGCAGCAGGGACCTGGAAAAGACCTCCGACAGCCTCTACGAAATCCTCCAGCACCGAGCAGAACCCCTGCGAGGctacatagcccgcttcaaTCAAGAGAAGGTGGCTATCTCCGAATGCAGTATCCCCACTGCTATCTCTGCCTTCAAGAGAGGCATGCTCCCCGACGGGGACCTCTATAAGGAGCTAAACAAATACCAGTGCAAAACCATGGAAGACGTCCTATCTCGAGCCTGGGCGCAGGTAAAATGGGAGGAAGATGTCGCCAGCCGCGCCAAGGTGCAACAGAAGCAAGATCCCAAGACGATCAGACCAGACCAAACCGAGCAAGACGAGAAACCCTCTCAAAGACCAACTAGGGACTCCGGAAATCGAAACCGGGGCAGATACCAGAATCGGCCGATCGAGAAGGTAGAAGGGATGGCAGTGTCCACGTGGCCAGACATCTCTCACCTCTTGGTCTCAACGCCGGAGCTGATCAATGTTCTGAGgcagatgggccaacaggtcAAGTGGCCTCAGAAGATGAAAGCATCCGATTCTTTCCGGAACCCTGGTTTCTG GGAGTTCCTTTCCGAGAAGGCCAAGAGCCATCTAAGCAAGGAGACAGCGGGTAAGCCCACTGAAGCTGCTCCCGTCTCGCCACCGCAACAGGACCAAGTGATCCATGTCATATCGGGCGGTTCGGAAATCAAAAGCCATGCAGCCGCAAAGAAAAGCACCTGGAATGCCAAGCACGACCTAGAAGAAGCCAAGCCAAAACGCCTGCTCCTAGGAACGGACGAAATAAGGTTCACGGCCAAGGAGCAGGAGAAAGTTCTCACCCCGCATCACGACTCTCTAGTCATATCGCTCACTGTAGCGAACTGCCTGGTAAAAAGGATACTGTTAGATAATGGAAGCTCCGAcaacatcatcttccaggcCGCATACAAGGACCTGGGGCTGGAGGAAAGCGCTCTAACTCGGAGGATAACCCCCCTTATAGGGTTCAGCGGGGAAGTCAAACAAACCGCCGGGGAAGTAACCCTCCCCGTATACGCTGAAGGAGTCAACATGTCAACCAAGTTCCTCGTTGTTGACTGTGACTCGTCTTACAACATGATCCTCCAACGGCCCTGGATTGACGGCCCTGGATTCACGGCATGGGAGCCGTCCCTTCAACTCTTCACCAAATGGTGCAATTCCGTACACCCTGGGGCATAA